The proteins below are encoded in one region of Arthrobacter sp. CJ23:
- a CDS encoding class E sortase yields the protein MTTGGGTPASLPKRRITAGDVVRKIAEILGELLVTAGVVLLLFVAWELWWTNVEADAKQSEAIKSFAQDFDGPLAPVAPPSSSAAPVNYGPPAVAEAPGHGGMIGIMYIPRFGPDYTRPIIEGTSSDILDTLGLGHYANTTMPGAPGNFAVAGHRQTHGAVLDNIHLLVPGDRIYIQTTDGYYTYVFRNNQIVMPERTDVLLPVPTQPGADPTESFLTMTSCNPRFGAQERIIAYSLLEGWQPVSAGPPSEIAPQVAQAHGKG from the coding sequence ATGACCACCGGCGGCGGAACTCCGGCATCGCTGCCCAAGCGGCGCATCACAGCAGGCGACGTGGTCCGCAAGATCGCGGAGATCCTCGGCGAACTGCTGGTGACCGCCGGCGTCGTCCTGCTGCTGTTCGTGGCCTGGGAACTGTGGTGGACCAACGTGGAAGCCGATGCCAAGCAGAGCGAGGCGATCAAGAGCTTTGCGCAGGACTTCGACGGCCCGCTGGCACCCGTGGCACCGCCGTCGTCCTCGGCCGCGCCGGTCAACTACGGCCCTCCCGCGGTGGCGGAGGCCCCCGGACACGGCGGCATGATCGGCATCATGTACATCCCGCGCTTCGGCCCCGACTACACGCGCCCCATCATCGAGGGCACCAGCAGCGACATCCTGGACACGCTCGGGCTGGGCCACTACGCCAACACCACCATGCCGGGCGCACCCGGAAACTTTGCCGTTGCCGGCCACCGGCAGACGCACGGTGCCGTGCTGGACAACATCCACCTCCTGGTGCCCGGCGACCGGATCTACATCCAGACCACGGACGGCTACTACACGTACGTTTTCCGGAACAACCAGATCGTCATGCCGGAGCGGACGGACGTGCTGCTCCCGGTTCCGACACAGCCCGGCGCGGATCCCACTGAAAGCTTCCTCACCATGACCAGCTGCAATCCCCGCTTCGGCGCCCAGGAACGGATCATCGCCTACTCCCTCCTGGAAGGCTGGCAGCCGGTCTCCGCCGGGCCGCCGTCGGAGATCGCCCCACAAGTCGCCCAGGCCCACGGAAAGGGATAA
- a CDS encoding aminodeoxychorismate/anthranilate synthase component II — MSTTKILVVDNYDSFVYTLVGYLQELGAETTVVRNDDVTLAEATELAAARDGILVSPGPGTPAEAGVCIELIKWCGDNNKPMFGVCLGHQALAEAYGGVVTHAPELMHGKTSPVLHEGKSVFAGLPSPVTATRYHSLAAVRESIPDVLEITAETASGVIMGLQHRTAPLCGVQFHPESVLTEGGYQMLGNWLESLGMAGAAERASKLSPLIQH, encoded by the coding sequence ATGAGCACAACAAAAATCCTCGTCGTGGACAACTACGACAGCTTCGTCTACACCCTTGTCGGCTACCTCCAGGAACTCGGCGCCGAAACCACCGTGGTCCGCAATGACGACGTGACCCTCGCCGAGGCCACCGAACTGGCCGCGGCACGCGACGGCATCCTGGTCTCGCCCGGCCCGGGCACACCTGCCGAGGCAGGCGTCTGCATCGAGCTGATCAAGTGGTGCGGCGACAACAACAAGCCGATGTTCGGCGTCTGCCTGGGCCACCAGGCCCTCGCGGAGGCCTACGGCGGCGTGGTGACGCATGCCCCGGAGCTCATGCACGGCAAGACCTCGCCCGTGCTGCACGAGGGAAAGAGCGTCTTCGCGGGGCTGCCCTCCCCCGTCACGGCCACCCGCTACCACTCACTGGCCGCCGTCCGGGAATCCATCCCCGACGTCCTGGAAATTACCGCGGAAACGGCCAGCGGGGTGATCATGGGCCTGCAGCACCGGACGGCACCGCTGTGCGGTGTGCAGTTCCACCCGGAGTCCGTGCTCACCGAGGGCGGCTACCAGATGCTCGGCAACTGGCTAGAGTCGCTTGGCATGGCAGGCGCCGCGGAGCGCGCCTCGAAGCTGAGCCCGCTGATCCAGCACTGA
- the pknB gene encoding Stk1 family PASTA domain-containing Ser/Thr kinase: MSTPRPSPAHREDRSPAKPQHVLNGRYELGELIGRGGMADVHRGVDTLLGRTVAVKILRADLARDPQFQARFKREAQAVAALNHPSIVAIYDTGEFEVPGDSGESVPVPYIVMEFVSGRTLRDMVKAKELTIADSVNFTLGVLSALEYSHKAGIVHRDIKPANVMVCGNTDGVKVMDFGIARAMADSSATMTQTQAVVGTAQYLSPEQARGETVDARSDLYSAGCLLYETLTGRPPFLGDSPVSVAYQHVREIPEPASTFNPEVSEALDSVLAKALQKNRADRFQDAAAFRRALRAASNGIAVPEPAAAEAPTDPTDVVPSTGFDGTPAGFLASPLREAGADSGDTAEDTLMAMHAVDDFAEEEALPLGLPPERERSKAQKRRRRAWAATLVIFTLLVLAGGGFWIYSTVNFKAPPPPQSAVPSVSGMSEAQAIQEIYNAKLVPKTNGLPHDKISKGTAIGTIPDAGTSLEQNSEVVLNISNGPSSVTIPQDILGKTESSARDALRQMGMTGVISAKITNSASVPSGLVINTSPSPGAAVSVGAEVELLISSGKVAVPELRNLPKDDADALLKANGLAMSVVEQENAIVAPGTVTHQSDPADSLVEQGKTITVTVAKAPAPTPTPTPTATETKPAKP, encoded by the coding sequence ATGTCCACGCCACGCCCCAGCCCAGCGCACAGGGAGGACCGCTCCCCGGCGAAGCCGCAGCATGTCCTCAATGGCCGCTACGAACTTGGCGAGCTGATCGGGCGTGGCGGCATGGCGGACGTCCACCGTGGCGTGGACACCCTCCTGGGGCGGACCGTCGCGGTCAAGATCCTGCGCGCGGACCTTGCCCGCGACCCGCAGTTCCAGGCACGGTTCAAACGGGAGGCCCAGGCCGTCGCGGCGCTGAACCACCCATCCATCGTGGCGATCTACGACACCGGCGAGTTCGAGGTGCCGGGCGACTCCGGCGAGAGCGTTCCGGTGCCATACATCGTGATGGAGTTTGTTTCCGGGCGGACGCTGCGCGACATGGTCAAGGCCAAGGAACTGACCATCGCGGACTCCGTCAACTTCACCCTCGGCGTGTTGTCGGCCCTGGAATACAGCCACAAGGCCGGCATCGTGCACCGGGACATCAAGCCGGCCAACGTGATGGTGTGCGGGAACACGGACGGCGTGAAGGTCATGGATTTCGGCATTGCCCGTGCCATGGCGGATTCCTCGGCCACCATGACGCAGACCCAGGCAGTGGTGGGCACGGCCCAGTACCTGTCGCCCGAGCAGGCCCGCGGCGAGACCGTCGATGCCCGCAGCGACCTGTACTCCGCCGGATGCCTGCTGTATGAAACCCTGACCGGCCGGCCGCCGTTCCTGGGCGACAGCCCCGTCTCGGTCGCCTACCAGCATGTCCGCGAGATCCCGGAACCGGCCAGCACCTTCAACCCCGAGGTGTCCGAGGCACTGGACAGCGTCCTGGCGAAGGCCCTGCAGAAGAACCGCGCGGACCGCTTCCAGGATGCCGCCGCCTTCCGACGCGCCCTGCGGGCGGCGAGCAACGGCATAGCCGTGCCGGAACCCGCCGCCGCCGAGGCGCCCACGGACCCCACCGACGTCGTCCCTTCCACCGGCTTTGACGGCACCCCCGCAGGATTCCTGGCCTCGCCGCTGCGCGAGGCCGGAGCCGACTCCGGGGACACCGCGGAGGACACCCTGATGGCGATGCACGCCGTGGACGACTTCGCCGAGGAGGAAGCACTGCCCCTCGGACTGCCGCCCGAACGCGAGCGGAGCAAGGCCCAAAAGCGCCGGCGCCGGGCATGGGCAGCCACGCTGGTGATCTTCACGCTCCTGGTGCTGGCCGGCGGCGGATTCTGGATCTACAGCACCGTGAATTTCAAGGCACCGCCGCCGCCGCAGTCCGCTGTGCCTTCGGTGAGCGGCATGAGCGAAGCGCAGGCCATCCAGGAAATCTACAACGCCAAGCTGGTCCCCAAAACGAACGGGCTCCCGCACGACAAGATCAGCAAGGGCACGGCGATCGGCACCATCCCTGACGCCGGGACGTCCTTGGAACAGAACTCCGAGGTGGTCCTGAACATCTCGAACGGCCCCAGTTCGGTGACCATCCCGCAGGACATCCTCGGAAAGACCGAATCCTCGGCCCGCGACGCCCTGCGGCAGATGGGCATGACCGGCGTGATCTCGGCCAAAATCACCAACAGCGCCAGCGTTCCCAGCGGCCTGGTCATCAACACCAGCCCGTCCCCCGGAGCCGCGGTCTCGGTCGGAGCAGAGGTGGAGCTCCTCATTTCCTCGGGCAAGGTGGCCGTTCCCGAGCTCAGGAACCTGCCCAAGGACGACGCGGACGCGCTGCTGAAGGCTAACGGCCTGGCAATGTCGGTCGTCGAGCAGGAAAACGCCATCGTGGCGCCCGGCACCGTCACGCACCAGAGCGACCCGGCGGACAGCCTGGTGGAACAGGGCAAGACCATCACGGTGACCGTGGCCAAGGCCCCGGCGCCCACTCCGACGCCGACGCCCACCGCTACGGAAACCAAGCCCGCCAAACCTTAG
- a CDS encoding protein kinase domain-containing protein, whose translation MRPTSGITLGGRFQLTSRIAIGGMGEVWKAKDQILGRIVAIKVLKEEYTGDPGFLQRFRAEARHTALLNHVGIANVFDYGEEDGSAYLVMELVPGAPLSGILEREQVLSPDRTMSIIAQTARALAIAHAQGLVHRDVKPGNLLITPDNRVKVTDFGIARLADQVPLTQTGQVMGTAQYLAPEQATGQTATGSSDIYSLGVIGYECLTGHRPFSGESQIAIALAQVNDAPPPLPETLPKPVRALLMSMLAKDPKNRPANAIVLAEAAEAIRNGDIAAAHAAVPGMLLYEAATGPITAPVDTPTAPTGVVSSPYGREQGATATSALPVIGAAGAGAAAGAGAGAGSALSRANAMAAERSWSDDETGHYDDDDNFEPEPERKKRSPWTWPLVALILLVLFVLVGFLISQSGVFGPQGTSSSSAPPSTQSSASPTKSSASPTQSSPSPSATPSQSTAAKINLIPASYLGQQYDAVRSELIGLKLQVKGVEVFNSAPVGTVTDIDPSGLVDEGTPITVTYSKGPEMVSVPAIGQGATEAQVKAAIEGANLRWVAGAPVNGAIGQAPNTFVSSDPVAGTKLAAGSVVTYHLSKPLVPSNGPSTSPGN comes from the coding sequence GTGAGACCTACTTCAGGAATCACCCTCGGCGGCAGGTTCCAGCTGACCAGTCGTATTGCGATTGGCGGCATGGGCGAAGTCTGGAAGGCCAAGGACCAGATCCTGGGCCGGATTGTCGCCATTAAGGTGCTCAAAGAGGAATATACGGGCGATCCCGGCTTCCTCCAGCGCTTCCGGGCCGAGGCCCGCCACACTGCGCTCCTGAACCACGTGGGCATCGCCAACGTCTTCGACTATGGCGAGGAAGACGGTTCCGCGTACCTGGTCATGGAGCTCGTGCCGGGCGCCCCGCTGAGCGGCATCCTGGAGCGCGAGCAGGTCCTGTCCCCGGACCGGACCATGTCCATCATCGCGCAGACAGCCCGGGCCCTGGCCATCGCGCACGCGCAGGGCCTGGTGCACCGTGACGTGAAGCCGGGCAACCTGCTGATCACGCCGGACAACCGGGTCAAGGTCACGGACTTCGGCATCGCCCGCCTGGCCGACCAGGTCCCGCTGACGCAGACCGGTCAGGTCATGGGCACCGCCCAGTACCTGGCCCCCGAACAGGCCACGGGGCAGACGGCCACGGGCTCCTCGGACATATATTCCCTGGGCGTTATCGGTTACGAGTGCCTCACGGGCCACCGCCCGTTCTCCGGCGAATCGCAGATCGCGATCGCCCTGGCACAGGTCAACGACGCTCCGCCGCCGCTGCCCGAAACCCTGCCGAAGCCGGTGCGGGCCCTTCTGATGTCCATGCTCGCCAAGGACCCCAAGAACCGTCCTGCCAACGCCATCGTGCTGGCCGAGGCGGCCGAAGCCATCCGCAACGGCGACATCGCCGCGGCCCACGCCGCGGTGCCCGGCATGCTGCTGTACGAGGCAGCCACCGGCCCCATCACCGCCCCGGTGGACACCCCGACGGCGCCCACCGGCGTCGTCAGCTCCCCGTACGGCAGGGAGCAGGGGGCGACGGCGACCTCCGCCTTGCCCGTGATCGGCGCCGCCGGTGCGGGCGCGGCCGCAGGTGCCGGTGCCGGTGCCGGTTCAGCCCTGTCCCGCGCCAACGCCATGGCCGCCGAGCGCAGCTGGAGCGACGACGAAACCGGCCATTACGACGACGATGACAACTTCGAGCCGGAGCCCGAGCGCAAGAAGCGCAGCCCGTGGACGTGGCCGCTGGTCGCCCTGATCCTGCTGGTCCTCTTCGTGCTGGTGGGCTTCCTGATCTCACAGTCAGGCGTCTTCGGACCGCAGGGCACCTCCAGCTCCTCGGCGCCGCCCAGCACCCAGAGCAGCGCCAGCCCCACGAAATCCTCGGCCAGCCCCACACAGTCCTCGCCGAGCCCCTCCGCGACGCCCAGCCAGTCGACCGCCGCAAAGATCAACCTGATCCCGGCTTCCTACCTGGGTCAGCAGTATGACGCTGTCCGCAGCGAACTCATTGGCCTGAAGCTTCAGGTGAAGGGCGTGGAAGTCTTCAACAGCGCACCCGTGGGCACCGTGACGGATATCGATCCGTCAGGACTCGTCGACGAGGGCACACCGATCACGGTCACCTACTCCAAGGGACCGGAAATGGTGTCGGTTCCGGCCATCGGCCAAGGCGCCACTGAGGCCCAGGTCAAGGCTGCCATCGAGGGCGCCAACCTTCGCTGGGTGGCGGGCGCCCCGGTCAACGGCGCCATCGGCCAGGCACCGAATACCTTCGTGAGTTCGGATCCTGTAGCAGGCACCAAGCTGGCCGCCGGCTCCGTGGTGACCTACCACCTCTCCAAGCCGCTGGTGCCGTCCAACGGCCCCAGCACCAGCCCGGGCAACTAG
- a CDS encoding penicillin-binding protein 2, which yields MNQAIRSSWLAAVAMFALIFGAISYVQVIGADELNANPWNQRAILASFCNDRGAIIVAGKPIAESAPGTETCQFQRKYTQPELYAGITGFFSRGYGSTGLELSLQDQLGGNSDQLFLDRMSQMFLGKEPKGASVELTLDPELQKLAYDLIPDGQRGSIVVTNPKTGAILAMVSKPSYDPNLIATHDAAASEANYQKLNQIPGINLNQSVSGPTGNLLAPGSVFKLVDTAAALNSGKYNKDSQLPNPSSLPLPGSNAVLPNYAGGNCNVRETADFAFALEQSCNTPFASIALDLGQQAIADQAKKFGFGETFGDQLKLGQAESVFPADLDQAELAQSAVGQRDVKATPLQIGMMTAAIANGGVQMKPNLIKTVRAPDLRVISEAKPEVLRTSTSTSIAAQITQWMTGAVSKGIASGAAIPGVQVAGKTGTAQLGDSGLNNSWFTGFAPANDPQVAVTIVIEGVDVITGAKLTSPNAKKIFEAVLNK from the coding sequence GTGAACCAGGCCATTCGAAGCTCCTGGCTGGCCGCCGTGGCCATGTTCGCCCTCATTTTCGGTGCCATCAGCTATGTGCAGGTCATCGGCGCGGACGAGCTCAATGCCAACCCGTGGAACCAGCGCGCCATCCTGGCCAGTTTCTGCAACGACCGCGGCGCCATCATCGTGGCCGGGAAACCGATCGCCGAGTCTGCCCCGGGCACGGAGACCTGCCAGTTCCAGCGCAAGTACACCCAGCCGGAGCTCTATGCGGGAATCACCGGCTTTTTCTCAAGGGGCTATGGCTCCACCGGCCTGGAGCTTTCCCTGCAGGACCAGCTCGGCGGAAACTCGGACCAGCTGTTCCTGGACCGCATGAGTCAGATGTTCCTCGGCAAGGAGCCCAAGGGCGCCTCGGTGGAACTGACCCTCGATCCGGAACTGCAGAAACTTGCCTACGACCTCATTCCGGACGGCCAACGCGGCTCCATCGTGGTCACCAACCCGAAGACCGGCGCCATCCTGGCCATGGTTTCCAAGCCGTCATACGATCCCAACCTGATCGCCACCCATGACGCAGCGGCCTCGGAAGCCAATTACCAGAAACTCAACCAGATTCCCGGCATCAACCTGAACCAGAGTGTCAGTGGCCCCACGGGCAACCTGCTCGCGCCCGGTTCGGTGTTCAAGCTCGTGGACACGGCAGCGGCACTCAACTCCGGCAAGTACAACAAGGACAGCCAGCTGCCCAATCCGAGCAGCCTGCCGCTGCCCGGCTCCAACGCCGTGCTGCCCAACTACGCCGGCGGCAACTGCAATGTCCGCGAGACGGCAGACTTCGCGTTCGCCCTGGAACAGTCCTGCAACACCCCGTTCGCCAGCATTGCGCTGGACCTCGGGCAGCAAGCCATCGCGGACCAGGCCAAGAAGTTCGGCTTCGGCGAGACCTTCGGCGATCAGCTCAAGCTGGGGCAGGCGGAGAGCGTCTTCCCCGCCGACCTGGACCAGGCAGAACTGGCCCAGTCCGCCGTCGGGCAGCGCGACGTCAAGGCAACGCCCCTGCAGATCGGCATGATGACCGCCGCCATCGCCAACGGCGGGGTGCAGATGAAACCGAACCTCATCAAGACCGTGCGTGCCCCCGATCTGCGCGTCATCAGCGAGGCCAAGCCCGAGGTCCTGCGGACCTCCACCAGCACCTCCATTGCTGCCCAGATCACGCAGTGGATGACCGGCGCGGTGTCCAAAGGCATCGCCTCAGGCGCCGCGATTCCCGGAGTGCAGGTGGCCGGCAAGACCGGCACCGCGCAGCTGGGGGATTCAGGCCTGAACAACTCATGGTTTACCGGGTTTGCCCCGGCCAACGACCCGCAGGTGGCCGTCACCATCGTCATTGAAGGCGTAGACGTGATCACCGGCGCAAAGCTAACCAGTCCGAACGCGAAGAAGATTTTTGAGGCGGTGTTGAACAAGTGA
- a CDS encoding FtsW/RodA/SpoVE family cell cycle protein, whose protein sequence is MIQSEAVPKPRRNIELLLLILALAVGIGASAMVGLTSAVAFDSDFWFQSSLLAVAAFAFHIVLRLRAKYADPVILPIVVALNGLGLALIHRMDGPADDTGNNQLRWTLIAMAVSIAVIWFLKDHRILRRFTFISLAASAFLLILPLVPGISAGEILGASVWIRIGPMTFQPGEIAKITLAIFFAGYLSSNRDLILLAGRKIGPMQFPRFKDLGPMITAWLVSIGVLVFQRDLGSSVLFFGLFIVMIYVATSRISWVVIGLGLILGGGFIASRIFSHVAFRIDSWINAFTPEVFGRSPGGSGQIVQGLFGMADGGLVGTGLGQGRPDLVPFANSDMIIALIGEELGLIGLFAVVMLYLLLFTRGFRAALGTRDAFGKLLACGLSFAIALQCFVVIGGVTRLIPLTGLTTPFLAAGGSSLLANWIIVGLLLMISHTARGPVDTTPMAPAPAAPATAAAPAAANAAAAAPRTASTTTTEAVKHQ, encoded by the coding sequence ATGATCCAGTCAGAAGCAGTCCCCAAGCCGCGCCGGAACATCGAGCTCCTCCTGCTCATCCTGGCCCTTGCCGTGGGCATCGGCGCCAGCGCCATGGTGGGCCTGACCTCCGCCGTGGCCTTTGACAGCGATTTCTGGTTCCAGTCGAGCCTGCTGGCCGTGGCAGCCTTTGCCTTCCACATCGTTCTCCGCCTCCGCGCAAAGTATGCCGATCCGGTAATACTTCCCATCGTGGTGGCCCTCAACGGCCTCGGCCTGGCGCTGATCCACCGGATGGACGGCCCCGCGGACGATACCGGCAACAACCAGCTCCGCTGGACCCTCATCGCGATGGCGGTGTCCATTGCGGTGATCTGGTTCCTGAAGGACCACCGCATCCTGCGCCGTTTCACGTTCATTTCACTGGCCGCCAGCGCCTTCCTGTTGATCCTCCCGCTGGTTCCGGGCATTTCCGCCGGCGAAATCCTGGGCGCCAGCGTCTGGATCCGGATCGGGCCCATGACCTTCCAGCCCGGCGAAATCGCCAAGATCACGCTCGCCATATTCTTTGCCGGGTATCTGTCCTCCAACCGGGACCTGATCCTGCTGGCCGGCCGCAAGATCGGCCCCATGCAGTTCCCGCGGTTCAAGGACCTCGGCCCCATGATCACGGCCTGGCTCGTGAGCATCGGCGTGCTGGTCTTCCAGCGCGACCTCGGTTCCTCGGTGCTGTTCTTCGGGCTCTTCATCGTCATGATCTACGTGGCCACCAGCCGCATCAGCTGGGTGGTGATCGGCCTTGGACTGATCCTTGGCGGCGGCTTCATTGCCTCCCGGATCTTCTCCCATGTGGCCTTCCGCATCGACAGCTGGATCAACGCGTTCACTCCCGAGGTCTTCGGCCGCTCCCCGGGCGGCAGCGGCCAGATCGTGCAGGGCCTCTTCGGCATGGCCGACGGCGGCCTGGTGGGCACGGGCCTGGGCCAGGGCCGGCCGGACCTGGTGCCGTTCGCCAACAGCGACATGATCATTGCCCTCATCGGTGAAGAGCTCGGCCTGATCGGCCTGTTCGCCGTGGTGATGCTCTACCTGCTCCTGTTCACCCGCGGATTCCGTGCTGCCCTGGGTACGCGGGATGCCTTCGGCAAGCTGCTTGCCTGTGGCCTGTCCTTCGCGATCGCGCTCCAGTGCTTCGTGGTGATCGGCGGCGTCACGCGCCTCATCCCCCTGACGGGCCTCACAACCCCGTTCCTCGCGGCAGGCGGTTCTTCGCTGCTGGCCAACTGGATCATCGTGGGCCTGCTGCTGATGATTTCGCACACGGCCCGCGGACCCGTGGACACCACCCCCATGGCGCCCGCCCCGGCCGCACCTGCAACGGCCGCTGCACCCGCAGCCGCCAACGCCGCCGCCGCCGCACCGAGGACCGCAAGCACCACCACCACGGAGGCGGTGAAGCACCAGTGA
- a CDS encoding PP2C family serine/threonine-protein phosphatase, whose translation MASPETSEKKETPAERPLIMRYAARSDVGRIRSKNDDSAYVGRHLAVVADGMGGHAGGDVASASTVLDMIHLDHNDYDDGADTVLADEIQTANSLLSELVHLNPKLSGMGTTVTALLLEGRKLHFAHIGDSRAYRLRNKVFEQISIDHTFVQRLIDEGRLRPEEAESHPHKNVLMRVLGDVDASPELDLDVLDVEPGERWLLCSDGLNYVAGHVVERVVRETKDLRECAKLLVDLTLEAGAPDNVTVVLLEIVEQNDDDVSTAAVEIVTPTALAAADALAAQAAAATKKVAPSAAPDAPGSGAGAAAKAAAEAAVPAEGSADGSGNGSAAEPATTTDPHLGEHLSAAVLREELASRPHELVGAAATAAETGSIPTVAGRSVARRAATVLTHKAEQDRQDVADTAPRRNRWLMPAIAAILAVGVVAGLWLGYAWTQTRYYVGESDHKVAIFNGISQRLGPIQLSRLESVTEISMDSLTEFSQQSVRQTVPARDLADAQRIVKNLRDTGTTQECPKPSPSGTASPTASPSAAIPSTAAIASSPPSPTSTPVPAPCEAAK comes from the coding sequence ATGGCCTCCCCCGAGACCAGCGAGAAAAAGGAAACACCCGCGGAGCGCCCGTTGATCATGCGCTACGCGGCGCGCTCCGACGTGGGCCGCATCCGTTCCAAGAACGACGATTCCGCCTACGTGGGCCGCCACCTGGCCGTCGTGGCCGACGGCATGGGCGGCCACGCCGGCGGCGATGTCGCCTCGGCGTCCACCGTGCTGGACATGATCCACCTCGACCACAACGACTACGACGACGGCGCCGACACGGTCCTGGCGGACGAGATCCAGACCGCAAACTCGCTCCTGTCCGAGCTGGTGCACCTGAACCCGAAGCTTTCCGGCATGGGCACTACCGTCACGGCGTTGCTGCTTGAGGGGCGCAAGCTGCACTTCGCGCACATCGGCGATTCCCGGGCCTACCGGCTGCGCAACAAGGTGTTCGAGCAGATCAGCATCGACCACACCTTCGTCCAGCGCCTCATCGACGAAGGCCGGCTGCGCCCCGAGGAAGCCGAGTCCCACCCGCACAAGAACGTCCTCATGCGCGTGCTGGGCGACGTCGATGCCAGCCCCGAGCTGGACCTCGATGTCCTGGACGTGGAACCGGGTGAACGCTGGCTCCTCTGCTCCGATGGACTGAACTACGTGGCCGGCCACGTGGTGGAGCGCGTGGTCCGTGAAACCAAGGACCTGCGCGAATGCGCGAAACTGCTGGTGGACCTCACCCTTGAAGCCGGCGCCCCGGACAACGTCACCGTGGTGCTGCTGGAGATCGTCGAGCAAAACGACGACGACGTCAGCACGGCCGCCGTCGAGATCGTCACTCCCACGGCACTTGCCGCGGCTGACGCCCTCGCCGCCCAGGCGGCCGCTGCCACCAAGAAGGTGGCCCCTTCCGCCGCCCCGGATGCCCCCGGCAGCGGAGCGGGCGCTGCTGCGAAGGCCGCCGCGGAAGCTGCCGTACCGGCTGAAGGATCCGCCGACGGGTCCGGCAACGGTTCCGCCGCTGAACCGGCCACCACCACCGATCCACACCTCGGCGAACACCTCTCCGCCGCAGTTCTGCGCGAAGAGCTGGCGAGCCGCCCACACGAACTCGTGGGCGCTGCCGCAACCGCGGCAGAGACCGGCTCGATCCCCACGGTGGCAGGCCGCAGCGTGGCCCGCCGCGCCGCCACAGTGCTGACGCACAAGGCCGAGCAGGACCGGCAGGACGTTGCCGACACGGCCCCCCGGCGGAACCGTTGGCTCATGCCTGCCATCGCCGCCATCCTTGCCGTTGGCGTGGTGGCGGGGCTCTGGCTGGGCTACGCCTGGACCCAGACGCGGTACTACGTGGGCGAATCCGATCACAAGGTTGCCATCTTCAACGGCATCTCCCAGCGGCTTGGCCCCATCCAGCTGTCCCGGCTGGAGTCGGTGACGGAAATCAGCATGGATTCGCTGACCGAGTTCTCGCAGCAGAGCGTCCGCCAGACGGTACCTGCCAGGGACCTTGCCGACGCACAGCGCATCGTAAAGAACCTCCGGGACACCGGCACCACGCAGGAGTGCCCCAAGCCTTCACCTTCGGGCACGGCCTCGCCGACGGCCTCGCCCAGTGCGGCCATTCCGAGCACGGCGGCCATCGCGAGCTCGCCGCCCTCGCCCACATCAACGCCGGTTCCGGCTCCCTGCGAGGCGGCTAAATGA
- a CDS encoding FHA domain-containing protein — MNDISELTITALRFGFLLLLWILIFSIVSTMRRDFMIGRKAVTGTPTAREMRKHPELARAPQPVKQHARQLVVVEGPLKGTTLPLSASPILLGRAQEATLILEDDYASGRHARLFPQGSRWFIEDLGSTNGTYLADQQLTRALPVELGVPVRIGKTVIELRP, encoded by the coding sequence ATGAACGACATCAGCGAACTGACCATCACGGCGCTGCGGTTCGGATTCCTGCTGCTGCTGTGGATCCTGATCTTCAGCATCGTTTCCACGATGCGCCGCGACTTCATGATCGGCCGCAAGGCCGTGACCGGCACCCCGACCGCCCGCGAAATGCGCAAGCACCCGGAACTGGCCCGCGCGCCGCAGCCGGTCAAGCAGCACGCCCGCCAGCTCGTCGTCGTCGAGGGGCCCCTGAAGGGAACCACCCTGCCGCTGTCCGCCAGCCCCATCCTGCTGGGCCGCGCCCAGGAGGCCACCCTGATCCTGGAGGACGACTACGCCTCGGGCCGCCATGCCCGCCTGTTCCCGCAAGGCAGCCGCTGGTTCATTGAGGACCTCGGCTCCACCAACGGCACCTATCTGGCCGATCAGCAGCTCACCCGCGCCCTGCCGGTGGAGCTTGGAGTCCCCGTGAGAATCGGCAAGACGGTCATCGAATTGAGGCCGTAG